A portion of the Edaphobacter lichenicola genome contains these proteins:
- a CDS encoding M28 family metallopeptidase — translation MTHLRTVACLLPLAAITLAQSPTTPQVFGYRDFSQQAKWDKAFMAVPDAKLAGEHLKTLTAAPHWASSPEDYATAVYVADKFKAAGLHTDIVPYKVLLNKPVKIEIEAFDADGKKLMSGPTPEHVDPNKFGGDPFQDDPRILPAFNGSSPSGDITAEVVYVNYGTLADFQQLAKLGISVKDKIVIVRYGENFRGIKTYIAQQYGAKGVLIYSDPADDGYFRGDMYPKGPWRPESAVQRGSIQFLPIYPGDPTTPGVASTAELSDSKRIPQDKLQNNQAVIPTNPLSYKDAAPILKALGGAESPRDWQGALPFTYHLGAGGNHTNGSKVTVHMHLEQDIALRTIWDVVGTIDGTDPTQKDNWVVAGNHRDAWVYGAVDPNSGTAAMLETVHGLGDLLKQGWKPARRIVICSWDAEEEGLIGSTEWAEQHEKPLTHAVAYFNTDVGVAGPNFDAAAVPSLKQFVREVTQEVPSPKGGTVYDQWKADQATGNSRRRHTTEPSDSEIRIGTLGSGSDYTPFIQHLGVPSTDIGSEGPYGVYHSAFDNYNWFIKFADPTFVYEQQQARVFGLEILHMADAEVLPYDYQLYGKEIVGYLEAAQKLATTKNLTLDFAPALAAAHRFAAAGTAIRTTQSNPPSNPASLNEALRAAEQALLNPAGLPKRPWYRHTIYAPGEFTGYAAVVIPGVNEGIDAPDAPRAQSQLAALTEALNRSAAILEAAK, via the coding sequence TTGACCCATCTCCGTACCGTAGCCTGCCTGCTTCCCCTCGCCGCCATCACTCTCGCGCAATCCCCCACCACCCCGCAGGTCTTCGGCTACCGCGACTTCTCCCAACAGGCAAAGTGGGACAAAGCATTCATGGCCGTCCCCGACGCCAAGCTCGCCGGCGAACATCTCAAAACCCTCACCGCCGCCCCCCACTGGGCCAGCTCACCCGAGGACTACGCCACCGCCGTCTACGTCGCCGACAAATTTAAAGCTGCCGGCCTCCACACCGATATCGTCCCCTACAAAGTCCTCCTCAACAAACCCGTCAAGATCGAGATCGAAGCCTTCGACGCCGACGGCAAGAAGCTCATGTCCGGTCCCACCCCAGAGCACGTCGACCCCAACAAATTCGGCGGCGACCCCTTCCAGGACGACCCCCGCATCCTCCCCGCCTTCAACGGCTCCTCTCCCTCCGGCGACATCACCGCCGAGGTCGTTTACGTCAACTACGGCACCCTCGCCGACTTCCAGCAACTCGCCAAACTCGGCATCAGCGTCAAAGACAAGATCGTCATCGTCCGCTACGGCGAAAACTTCCGCGGCATCAAGACCTACATCGCACAGCAGTACGGCGCCAAAGGCGTCCTCATCTACTCCGACCCAGCCGACGACGGCTACTTCCGCGGCGACATGTATCCCAAAGGTCCTTGGCGGCCCGAGTCAGCCGTCCAGCGCGGCTCCATCCAATTCCTTCCCATCTATCCCGGCGACCCAACAACCCCGGGCGTAGCATCCACTGCCGAGCTCTCCGACTCGAAGCGCATCCCGCAAGATAAGCTGCAAAACAACCAGGCCGTCATCCCCACCAACCCGCTCTCCTACAAAGACGCCGCCCCCATCCTCAAGGCACTCGGCGGTGCCGAATCCCCCCGCGACTGGCAGGGCGCCCTCCCCTTCACCTATCATCTCGGAGCAGGTGGTAACCACACGAACGGCAGCAAAGTCACAGTCCACATGCATCTCGAGCAGGACATCGCCCTCCGAACCATCTGGGACGTCGTCGGCACCATCGACGGCACCGATCCCACCCAAAAGGACAATTGGGTCGTAGCCGGAAACCACCGCGACGCCTGGGTCTACGGCGCCGTTGACCCCAACTCCGGCACCGCCGCCATGCTTGAAACCGTTCACGGCCTCGGCGACCTCCTCAAACAAGGATGGAAGCCCGCACGCCGCATCGTCATCTGCAGTTGGGACGCTGAAGAAGAGGGCCTCATCGGTTCAACCGAATGGGCCGAACAGCACGAGAAGCCCCTTACCCACGCCGTCGCTTACTTCAATACCGATGTCGGCGTAGCCGGACCCAACTTCGACGCCGCCGCCGTCCCCTCCCTCAAGCAGTTCGTCCGCGAAGTCACACAAGAGGTCCCCAGCCCCAAGGGCGGCACCGTCTACGACCAGTGGAAAGCCGACCAAGCCACCGGCAACTCACGCCGCCGTCACACCACCGAGCCAAGCGACTCAGAGATCCGCATCGGCACCCTCGGCTCCGGCTCCGACTACACCCCCTTCATCCAGCACCTCGGCGTGCCCTCTACTGACATCGGATCCGAAGGCCCCTACGGCGTCTATCACTCCGCCTTCGACAACTACAACTGGTTCATCAAATTTGCCGACCCCACCTTCGTCTACGAGCAGCAGCAGGCCCGCGTCTTCGGCCTGGAAATCCTGCACATGGCCGACGCCGAGGTCCTGCCCTACGACTACCAGCTCTACGGCAAGGAGATCGTCGGCTACCTCGAAGCTGCCCAGAAACTAGCCACCACAAAGAACCTCACCCTCGACTTCGCCCCGGCCTTGGCCGCAGCCCATCGCTTCGCTGCCGCCGGCACCGCCATCCGCACCACCCAATCCAACCCACCCTCTAACCCCGCCAGCCTCAACGAGGCCTTGCGCGCCGCCGAACAAGCCCTACTCAACCCAGCCGGTCTGCCCAAGCGCCCCTGGTACCGCCACACCATCTACGCCCCCGGCGAGTTCACCGGCTACGCCGCCGTCGTCATCCCCGGCGTCAACGAAGGCATCGACGCCCCCGACGCCCCCCGCGCTCAATCCCAGCTAGCCGCCCTCACCGAAGCCCTCAACCGCTCCGCCGCCATCCTCGAGGCCGCCAAATAA
- a CDS encoding MFS transporter, with product MALQTISKTKTLSPVAEEGVLFRVLTAVSFCHLLNDMVQSLLPSIYPILKSSFKLDFGQIGLITLTYQITASLLQPFIGNYTDRRPLPYSLPLGMTVTLAGLILVAVATNFPMLLIAAGLIGVGSAVFHPESSRVARMASGGQHGMAQSFFQVGGNTGSAIGPLLAAYIVLPRGERGVGWFSIAALLGIAVLFWVSGWYKERLEHLQQRPAAHEDHTAPLPRKKVISAIAVLVALVFSKYFYLASLTIYYTFYLMERFHVSVRSSQLHLFVFLGAVAAGTLIGGPVGDRVGRKVVIWCSILGVLPFTLMLPYANLFWTGVLSVVIGFVIASAFSAILVYAQELVPGRVGMISGLFFGFAFGMGGIGAAVLGKLADATSVIYVYRLCAYLPAIGLLTGFLPNLERKRVGA from the coding sequence GTGGCTCTCCAGACGATCTCGAAGACTAAAACTTTATCGCCGGTTGCGGAAGAAGGTGTGCTGTTTCGGGTGCTGACGGCGGTGAGCTTCTGCCATCTGCTGAACGATATGGTGCAGTCTCTGCTGCCTTCGATCTATCCGATCCTGAAGAGTTCGTTCAAGCTGGATTTTGGCCAGATCGGGCTGATTACACTGACGTATCAAATTACGGCGTCTCTGCTGCAACCGTTTATCGGGAACTATACGGATCGCAGACCGTTGCCGTATTCGTTGCCGCTGGGGATGACGGTGACTCTGGCCGGGTTGATTCTGGTGGCGGTTGCGACAAACTTTCCGATGCTGTTGATTGCTGCTGGGTTGATTGGTGTGGGGTCGGCGGTATTTCATCCGGAGTCTTCGCGGGTGGCGCGGATGGCTTCGGGCGGTCAGCATGGGATGGCGCAGTCTTTCTTCCAGGTGGGAGGCAATACGGGGTCGGCGATTGGGCCGCTGCTGGCGGCGTACATTGTGCTTCCGCGAGGTGAGCGCGGCGTGGGATGGTTTTCCATTGCGGCGCTGCTGGGAATCGCAGTGTTGTTCTGGGTGAGTGGATGGTACAAGGAGCGGCTGGAGCATCTGCAACAGCGGCCTGCGGCGCATGAGGACCACACTGCTCCGTTGCCGAGGAAGAAGGTTATTTCTGCGATTGCGGTGCTGGTTGCGTTGGTGTTCTCAAAGTATTTTTATCTGGCCAGCCTGACGATTTATTACACGTTTTATCTGATGGAGCGGTTCCACGTTTCGGTACGAAGCTCGCAGCTTCACCTGTTTGTTTTTCTGGGTGCCGTTGCTGCGGGAACTTTGATTGGTGGGCCGGTTGGCGATCGGGTGGGACGCAAGGTCGTGATCTGGTGCTCGATCCTTGGGGTGCTGCCGTTCACGTTGATGCTGCCGTATGCGAATCTCTTCTGGACTGGCGTGCTGAGCGTGGTGATCGGGTTTGTGATCGCGTCGGCGTTCTCGGCGATTCTGGTTTATGCGCAGGAGCTGGTGCCGGGACGAGTGGGGATGATCTCAGGGCTGTTCTTTGGATTTGCGTTTGGAATGGGCGGGATTGGAGCGGCTGTTCTGGGTAAGCTGGCGGATGCGACGAGCGTCATCTACGTATATAGGCTGTGTGCTTATCTGCCGGCGATTGGTTTGTTGACGGGGTTTCTGCCTAATCTGGAGCGCAAGCGTGTCGGCGCTTGA
- the mscL gene encoding large conductance mechanosensitive channel protein MscL yields MFKGFRDFILRGNVIDLAVAVIIGAAFTAIVTSLTEKIINPLLGAIIGKPNFGYLVGHVNGGEIRYGDFLTAIINFLLIAGVVYFFLVIPTQYLLKKFHPAVVAPPVTKPCPQCLGDIPVAATRCKFCTQPV; encoded by the coding sequence ATGTTCAAGGGATTCCGCGACTTCATCCTCCGTGGCAATGTGATCGACCTGGCCGTCGCTGTCATCATCGGAGCTGCGTTCACCGCCATCGTGACCTCGCTGACAGAAAAGATCATCAATCCGCTTCTGGGAGCCATCATCGGCAAGCCCAACTTCGGCTATCTCGTCGGGCACGTCAACGGCGGCGAAATTCGCTACGGCGACTTCCTCACAGCCATCATTAACTTCCTTCTTATCGCCGGCGTCGTCTACTTCTTTCTGGTAATCCCCACGCAATACCTGCTCAAAAAATTCCACCCCGCAGTGGTCGCGCCGCCAGTGACCAAGCCCTGCCCCCAGTGCCTCGGCGACATCCCCGTCGCAGCCACCCGTTGCAAGTTCTGCACCCAACCCGTCTAG
- a CDS encoding permease, which translates to MKQSIFNPRNRSLIRGNVLVLASLGIALLLSDFPHNRATPLLILPAIAAIAGTIDTVRCMQPRWSFYHGGVLLCIYMDLMALCMILFFLFYPYARWIASSQ; encoded by the coding sequence GTGAAACAATCCATCTTCAATCCGCGTAATCGATCCCTGATACGCGGGAACGTCCTCGTCCTTGCCAGTCTCGGCATCGCTCTCTTACTCTCCGACTTCCCCCACAACCGCGCCACTCCGCTGCTCATCCTCCCCGCCATCGCCGCCATCGCCGGCACCATCGACACCGTACGCTGCATGCAGCCCCGCTGGAGCTTCTACCACGGTGGCGTCCTCCTCTGCATCTACATGGACCTCATGGCTCTCTGCATGATCCTCTTCTTTCTCTTCTATCCCTACGCCCGCTGGATCGCCTCCTCCCAGTAG
- the mtnA gene encoding S-methyl-5-thioribose-1-phosphate isomerase: MIPTLEWLPTGVNFLDQTKLPLEETYVLATDYKQVATVIRDMIVRGAPAIGVSAAMGVAIGIDRSTATTLPALTAEVAVIAKTLAETRPTAVNLFWGIDEIRSLYNELAAKNTPIPEIKAAVVAKARRMYDEDIAACKQMGAHGASLLPLEGTVLTHCNAGALATCGYGSALGVIRAAIERGHKIDVFADETRPFLQGARLTAWELMKDNIPTTVLCDNMAAALMRQGRIQAVIVGADRIAANGDVANKIGTYGVSILAKEHNIPFYVAAPWSTLDLQTANGDGIPIEQRDAREVTHSNGKQMTPHGVAIENPAFDVTPAKYVTAIITERGVLRAPYNESIRAMAQQHEPEFATI; encoded by the coding sequence ATGATCCCTACCCTCGAATGGCTCCCGACCGGCGTTAACTTCCTCGATCAAACCAAGCTCCCTCTCGAGGAGACCTACGTCCTCGCCACCGACTACAAGCAGGTCGCCACCGTCATCCGCGACATGATCGTCCGCGGAGCCCCCGCCATCGGCGTCTCTGCCGCCATGGGCGTCGCCATCGGCATCGACCGCAGCACCGCCACCACCCTCCCTGCCCTCACCGCCGAAGTCGCCGTCATCGCCAAGACCCTCGCCGAGACCCGCCCCACTGCCGTCAACCTGTTCTGGGGCATCGACGAGATCCGCAGCCTCTACAACGAACTCGCCGCCAAAAACACCCCCATCCCCGAGATCAAAGCCGCCGTCGTCGCCAAAGCCCGCCGCATGTACGACGAGGACATCGCCGCCTGCAAACAGATGGGCGCACACGGCGCATCGCTCCTCCCGCTCGAAGGCACCGTCCTCACCCACTGCAACGCCGGCGCCCTCGCCACCTGCGGCTACGGCTCTGCCCTCGGCGTGATCCGCGCCGCCATCGAGCGCGGCCACAAGATCGACGTCTTCGCCGACGAGACCCGGCCCTTCCTCCAGGGTGCCCGCCTCACCGCATGGGAGCTCATGAAGGACAACATCCCCACCACCGTCCTCTGCGACAACATGGCCGCCGCCCTCATGCGTCAGGGCCGCATTCAGGCTGTCATCGTCGGTGCCGATCGCATCGCCGCCAACGGCGACGTCGCCAACAAAATCGGCACCTACGGCGTCTCCATCCTCGCCAAAGAACACAACATCCCCTTCTACGTCGCTGCCCCCTGGTCGACCCTCGACCTTCAGACTGCCAACGGTGACGGCATACCAATCGAGCAACGCGACGCTCGCGAAGTCACCCACTCCAACGGCAAGCAGATGACCCCTCACGGAGTCGCCATTGAAAACCCCGCCTTCGACGTCACCCCCGCGAAGTACGTCACCGCCATCATCACCGAACGCGGCGTCCTCCGCGCCCCCTACAACGAGTCCATCCGCGCCATGGCCCAGCAGCACGAGCCCGAGTTCGCCACCATATAA
- a CDS encoding cupin domain-containing protein — MPFQTFHSIRDDASLVKIPAIGLELAVRLPHDASDGALTLMETVNAPGFGPPLHRHTETEVFRVMEGEYLYEVDGKRFRAAVGDVVSVPGGVAHTFTNLSASPSRQLVLMLPAMDAMKFFVGLGEIMAAGRPEQAVLNAYGAAWGVEFLGPPIKA; from the coding sequence ATGCCGTTTCAGACCTTTCATTCGATTCGTGACGATGCTTCGCTAGTGAAGATTCCTGCTATTGGGTTGGAGCTTGCTGTGCGACTGCCGCATGATGCATCGGATGGTGCTCTCACTCTGATGGAGACGGTAAATGCTCCGGGCTTTGGGCCGCCGTTGCATCGTCATACGGAGACTGAGGTGTTTCGCGTGATGGAGGGCGAGTATCTGTACGAGGTCGATGGGAAGAGGTTTCGTGCGGCTGTGGGAGATGTTGTGAGCGTACCGGGCGGGGTGGCGCATACGTTTACGAACTTGAGTGCGAGCCCGTCACGACAGCTTGTGTTGATGCTGCCTGCGATGGATGCGATGAAGTTCTTTGTTGGCTTGGGCGAGATTATGGCCGCGGGACGTCCGGAGCAGGCGGTGCTGAATGCTTATGGTGCGGCGTGGGGCGTGGAGTTTCTTGGGCCGCCGATCAAAGCTTAA